Genomic window (Drosophila sulfurigaster albostrigata strain 15112-1811.04 chromosome 2R, ASM2355843v2, whole genome shotgun sequence):
ACAGATGCTGCTCTTTTCTTGGAAAGAATGGGAACGGACGACAAGCAATTTCCATAGGGAGAAACTGTGAAAAATTTGGCATCATCATACACGAGTTGGGCCACACAATTGGCTTTCATCATGAGCATGCCCGTGGCGATCGAGACAagcacatcatcatcaataaGGCTAATATTATGCGGGGTCAGGCGTACAATTTTGATGTGTTGTCTCCCGAAGAATTCGACGAGCCACTCTTACCATATGACTATAACTCTATCATGCACTACGCCAAAAACTCATTTTCTAAGAGCTCTTATCTGGATACCATCACACCCATCGGTCTGCATCCTGGtgtgcaaattgaattagGTCAACGTCGTCGCCTGAGTCAAGGCGACATTCTGCAGGCCAATTTGCTTTACAAGTGTGCCGCATGTGGACGCACCTTTCAACAAAATTCCGGACAGATCGTGTCTCCCCATTACATCTATACTGACGACAGTCTACTTAGCAATGTAGAGGGAAGTGGCGACATAGGTGATGAGCCGCAGCACGTTGGTGCTAGCCACAATGCTGCATCGTTGAACGTGTGCGAGTGGCGAATAACGGCTACAAATGGTGAACGTATCATACTCCATCTGCaggagctgcagctgttgcattCGAGCAACTGTACGCAGGACTATGTTGAGATTCGCGATGGCTACTGGCATCGCTCGCCACTTGTGCGTCGCATATGCGGCAGGAACATAAACGGGAACGAGATGATCACCACGGAGACAAGTCGCATGCTAATTAAGTATGTCAACAACAATGCAGCACTTGGATATAGAGGATTCAAAGCGCGTTTTGAGGGTAAGTCATAAACTGTGTTTACCTTAAATGTGAACTTTTATAATCCAAAAAGTTcttcttttcgatttttctaGTGGTCTGCGGCGGGGATATCTACCTGACCAAGGATCAGTCCATCGACTCTCCAAACTATCCCCTGGAGTATATGCCCAACAAAGAGTGTATTTGGCGCATCACAGCGCCGGCTAATCATCATGTTGCCATAAAGTTTCAGTCTTTCTTTATAGAGAAGCATGATCGATGCATTTACGACTATATTGAGATCAGAGACGGCGCTCGCAGTGACTCTAAGCTAATTGGGCGCTTCTGTGGCGACAAGCTGCCACCTAATATCAAGTGAGTGATTATGACGTCTGGTCCTTAGCCGGTACtacaattatattaataaaatttatctATAGAACGCATAGCAATCAAATGTTTATCAAATTCGTGTCGGATGGCTCCGTTACAAGGTTGGGCTTCTCCGCAGCTCTGATGTTGGATGTGGACGAATGCAAGTTTATGCAGCACGGCTGTCAGCACATTTGCATCAACACCTTGGGCAGCTATCAGTGTGGATGTCACGCCGGCTATGAGCTGCAGTCCAATGGCAGAACCTGTGAAGGTTTGTTTAGGAATTGTTGGATGTAATTTCAATGATCTCTaagttaaatatacatatttacctCCTTGCAGACGCATGTGGGGGTGTTGTGAATGCAACCATGTCCAATGGCACCTTGTATTCTCCTTCATATCCCGATCTCTATCCAAATGCCAAGCAATGTGTCTGGGAAGTGGTTGCGCCTCCAAATCATTCTGTCTTCCTGAACTTCACGGCTTTCGATCTGGAGGGCACTAAGCTGCAGTATACGAAATGCAGTTATGACTACCTGATCATATATTCAAAGCTGCGGGACAATAGGCTTAAAAAGATCGGCATATTTTGTGGAAACGAGTTGCCACCAATCGTTAATTCCGAGCAGAATATTCTGCGGCTCGAGTTTTATTCGGATCGTACGATTCAACGCAACGGATTTGTGGCTGAATTTATTGTAGGTAAGCATTAAGAGTTCCTGAGCTTTCTAACCCTATTTGACGCATGTTACTAATGCATCCTAATCCTCATCGAACTTTATTACTATGCAGATATCGACGAGTGCGCACTGAACAATGGTGGCTGCCAGCACAGATGCCGCAACACATATGGTAGCTACCAATGCAGCTGTAGGAATGGTTACACACTCCACAAAAATGGCCACAATTGCACGGAGACAAAGTGCAAGTTTGAGATCACCTCCTCCAAAGGGGTCCTCCACAGTCCCAACTATCCCAACGACTATGCacgcaatatattttgctacTGGCATTTCCAGACTGTTCTGGGACATCGCATCAAGCTGACTTTCAATGATTTCGATGTGGAAAGCCATCAGGAATGCATTTATGACTATGTGGCCATCTATGATGGTCGCTCGGAGAATAGTTCGACACTAGGCGTGTATTGTGGTGGCCGCGAACCTTATGCGGTAATTGCATCCAGCAATGAAATGTTTATGGTGCTCAAGACGGATGCGGGACTACAACGTAAGGGCTTTAACGCAACCTTTCTGTCAGAGTGTGGCGGCTATTTGCATGCCACGAATAACACCCAAATTTTCTACTCACATCCTCGCTATGGCATTAGGCCGTATGAGCGGAATATGTACTGCGATTGGCGTATTGAATCCGATCCGGAAAGTAGtgtcaaaatcaaatttcttCAATTCGAAATCGAGTATTCGGAGCGATGCGAATATGACTTCCTCGAGGTCACTGAGGAGGGCAACGCTATGAATACTATACATGGTCGCTTTTGCGGGAAAAGGAAACCACCAGTGATTGTTTCCAACTCAGACACTCTACTGTTAAAGTTCCAAACGGATTATGACAATTCTTTACGCGGCTTTGCTATATCTTTTATTGCCGTTGAACCACCAGACAATGATACTGGCGAAGATTTGGATGCGGCGGTGACTCCATTTCCTGGCTACTTCAGAAATATGTATGCAGAGATGGCGGAGGGCAGTGACTAGCACATATCTTTCCGCACAGTAGACTAATGTGActtgtaattcaattttgttgtttggcttgtaaataaaaaacaaaacaaaaataaaaaaagtaattttattaaaattcaaattttccaCTCGTTTCATAAAATTGCCATTCACAGCGCAGCGGCGTTGCCACTTACTAGTGCGAAATGCgctaaattataccaaatcgCATTCGTCACCGAAGCAACCCTTGCAATCTATTTTCAAAATGGCAACGGCGTGAGCGGCGCTTTGTTTCGAGTctacgtttttaatttgtttcggCGCTAAATCTGGTTAATAGTGTTAATTGTGGCGTCAGAGTTTTAAGTTTATTCAGTTCTGTGGCTTGTAATTTGATATTGTTGATTGGTATTGAACCGTTAACGCGCTAATTAAAATGAGCGCTTTTGAGGTGAGATATATTGCAGCTAATTTATGAACAAACATATATTGTGTTTATCCAAATTTAAAGATTACTGTAACTCCATCGCGTATTAAGCAAAAGAAGCGAGTCGAAGGCCGCGAACCGGCTATCGTGGTAATGGCTCCATTCTCAGCCAAGGCAATTGTGCAGTTCGAAGATGTTCCCATTGGAAAAACAGCAAAGCGTATTGTGCGTATTATGAATCCCAGTGACGAGGATATTGAGGTTAGTTGGTCACTTAATCGCAATCCCAATCCGACTACAACTGTCGTCGGCTTGGCAACATGGCACCTTCCATTTATTTTGTCAATGTGGCATTAACCTAATTTGCTACGCGTTCCTAGGTCAGAGTAACAAAACCCATCAAAGAGGACCACAATCTCAGCCTGGAATGGATGGAACGTAGTGTTCCAGCTCGCGACGAGGTTGTCATGGAATTAGTGTGGAATCCACAGATTGATGTTGCCTGTAAAGAAACACTGCAGTTACTCGACAATCGCAATTTTCGCAAAGACGTTATGATTATTCTGAAGTCCAGAAGCATGCAACCATCAAGGGTGAGTGTCACTAATTGATAACGAAAAAGATTGCTAACTCCAACCCctatttttgcttgttttctgAAGACAACACGTAAGTTTCCTACAATTGGCAAGACGCTGCAGCTCAAGTCTCCGACTAGCAGTACTAAGATGCTCAAGAATAgtacggcagcagcagctgtgcaaCAAAAGAAACGTGTGTCCAGTTGCAATTCCAGTTCAGcagttgccacagcaacagcagtaaagCAGACGTGGCGCAacagcgctgctgctgcacgtACAAGGACGTCCACATCTACAGTGACAGCTCAAGCGCCTCTAAGCGAGCGGAATGTGTATAGAGCTGCATCAATTATTTCTCCTCAGGGGCGTAATCTGAAAGAGAATGTTAGTCCGAAGACTCCTGGCAGTGtcatcaatttaattgataagaTGCAATTCACACCTATTGTCGAAGTGTCACATGTCGCAAAATCATTGCCTGACAATCTTGTTAACTGGCCCACTCCCACATTGAACTTACCTGGACAAACTGCAGCACATAACGCAGAGGAGTTGCACCCACGTCGTCTGCCCTCCTCACTGGATGAGGAACAAACCATTTCTAACCAGACATTTGATGTAAAACTGTCCGAAACAATGAATATCTCTGCAGACACTTTAGATGGTTCACGCAACGATCTGTTGCAGCAGACACCATCGATTACGCTTAACAAGACCACGACAATTGTGCCAGCCATGCAAATGCGTGCTTTGACATGCATACGAGAAGAGGACTCAAGTCCACCAAATATGGCAGGCCAGTTGCCGTCGAAAATACGTGACTTGAAGCGAGATATTCATGTTGTGGGCTCACCGTTGCGCAAGTACAGTGAATCTATGAAGAATCTATCGCTGCTATCCCCACAATCAAAGCTTGCCATACAAGGTTCGATGCCCAATCTTAATGAAATGTTGCCGCTTCGTTCCATTGAACAGAATCGTTATTATCAGCAATCGCAACAGATACCCTCGTCAGCGAACATGTTCCTCGATAATTCAGATTCCAGCGAGATAAGCGTTGTTTCCCAGCAAGATGTGCTGTTCAATCAGTGCGAGATTCTGGCACAATCGAGCCACTGTAATTTACACGAATCAGTAAAGAAAACGCACAAGATCGATCACTTGGCACTGACCCATATTCAGCAGCGTCGTAGCAAGGAAACAAAAGTAAGCAGCGGCCACAAGCGTCGCTCACATGAGTTGAGCTTCTCGGATGCCCCCAGCAGCGAATCAATTCATCGTAATGAAACTATGGCCATTTCACCACCGAAGCGACAAAGATATGAACCCAGTTGTTATACACCGACCAATGCCTCTGCGCGTAACTCCAAAGCATGGCCGCATGCGCAGTccaaaaagtttaaattgtcTCAAACGATGTCGCTGTTGAAAAAGCCGGTTGAACCGCGCAAGACGCGACAGCAACCTTCCGTTAAACTTTACGATTCCGATCTGTACATGCAGTCATATATTAATCCAGATCCTTTTGCTGCAAGTACCACTGTCGATCCATTTTTGGCTTCAACTATGTATTTAGATGAGGAGGCTGTAGAACGTCACCAAACAGACTTTAAAAAGTGGCTAAACGCTTTAGTTAGCATACCAGCAGATTTAGATGCAGATAACAATAGTAAAATCGATGTGGGCAAGCTATTCAACGAGGTGCGTAATAAGGAGTTGTCATTGGCGCCCACTAAAGAGGTGCAATCGATGAATTACTTAACCACGTTTCGTCTGGAAACACTGCGTCGCGCCGCAGTTGAACTGTTCTTCAGCGAACAAATGCGCTTACCGTGCTCCAAAGTTGCCGTTTACGTCCAAAAACAGGCGTTGCGCATTCGAAGTGACCGCAACCTCCACCTAGATGTGGTCATGCAGCGCACAATACTCGAGCTATTGCTCTGCTTCAATCCGCTGTGGCTGCGTCTGGGCCTAGAAGTAGTGTTTGGGGAAAAGCTTCATCTGCAATCGAATCGCGATATTGTCGGCCTCAGTACATTCATTCTAAATCGTCTGTTTCGCAACAAGTTCGAGGAGCAGAAGTACAGCAAGGCGTATACTTTAACCGAAGAGTACGCGGAGACCATAAAGAAGCACACGCTACAAAAGACTTTGTTTCTTCTGTTGTTCCTGGATCAAGCTAAACAACGACGCATTGTTAAGCATAATCCATGCTTGTTTGTCAAGAAATCGCCACACAAGGAAACAAAAGATATTCTTCTACGCTTTTCATCTGAGCTGCTGGCGAACCTAGGCGACATCACACGTGAATTACGCCGCATGGGATATGTATTGCAGCATAAGCAGACGTTCCTCGACGAGTTTGATTATGCCTTCAACAATCTGGCCATCGATCTGCGAGATGGTGTGCGTCTAACACGTGTCATGGAGGTCATCCTGCTGCGCGATGATCTCACCCAGCAGTTACGGGTTCCAGCGATTTCTCGCTTGCAGCGTATATTCAACGTTAAGCTCGCTTTAGGGGccttgcaaaatgcaaatttccagCTCGGTGGGGACATCACCGCAGCTGACATCGTTGATGGCTATCGGGAGAAGACATTGTCGCTGCTCTGGCAATTGTGCTACAAGTTTCGATCGCCCAAATTTAATGCTGCTGCTCGTGTTCTGCAGCTGTGGTGGCGACGTCGCTGGCTGCATGTTTTTATTAGACGTCGCATTCGTGATAGAGCTGCGATTCGCATACAAGCCGCCTTCAGGGGTCATCAAATGCGCAAGTTCGTTAAATTGTATCGTGTGGAGCGCCTACAAGCTATAATCGTTCTACAGAAATACACTCGTCGCTACTTGGCCCAGAAACATTTGTATGAAATGTATCAGAAAATCGTTAGCATTCAGGCCTGGTGGCGTGCGCAGCGCCTGGGTCGCCTGGTGCGTCAAGAGTTCTTCCATCTGAGAGAATCGACAATATTCCTTCAAAGGATTTTCCGTCGCCGCATGTTCTCGAAGAAACTGCTGGCGTATGCGGCTAGAGAACGCTTGCAACGTGATCAAATACATcaagctgctgcttcttgcaTCCAACTGCATTGGCGTGCTCTTCGCTGTGCGAGGGAACAGCGAAAAACGTACGTTCATCAAAGACAATTGATAATCTTCGTACAGAATAGATGGCGAGGTAAGAGACTCGCTCAGCAAAAACGCAAAGATTTTTTGATTCTTCGAGAGGCGGCTGTAATTTTGCAAAATCGATATCGTGCTCGTTTGGAGATGCTTAGGTGCTATCAACGTTATAATCTTCAACGTCGTAGTGCTATAATATGGCAGCGTTATTGGAGGGCTACAATCAAGATGCGTAAACAGCATGAAAGCTATCATAAACTCAAAACCGCTGTGAGGGTGCTTCAGGTAAAGTACAGGGCTCGACTTCAAATGCGCCGGCAACGACAGGAGTATTTGCGACTGAGAAATGCTGCAGTATTCCTGCAGACGCTATATCGAGCTCGTCTGGAAATGCAACAAGTGCGGAGTACTTTTGTGAAGGATCGACAATGTATTGTTAACTTGCAAGAACGATGGAGAGCAACGCTTGAGATGCGACGACAGTATCGCTCTTATCAGCAGCTGAGATTTCACAGCATCGtgctgcaaaacaaatttcgGGCACGAGTGCAGATGCGGCGGCAGCGCGAAGATTTCACTAAGATGAAGAACTCTGTTATAAAAATCCAGAGATTATATCGCGCTCGACAATTGATGAGGACACAGAGAGCGCAGTTCGTGCGTCTTCAACAGTCAGTTGTACTTATTCAGCAACGCTTCCGATCCTTTAGACAAATGCGATACATAAGTGCCAAGTATCGCGGCACCCGAGCTGCTATTTCTTGTCTCCAGATGCACTGGCGCAACTATTTGCTGACCAAAAGACAGCGTTGCACTTATTTACATCTTCGTGATGCAACCATAACCATTCAGAGACACTACCGTGCTCATTTGGCTATGCGCAAAGATAGAGACAGTTACCAGCATCtgaaacaaattacaattcaaGTACAACATCGCTATCGTGCTCAGGTGTCCATGCGAGTGCAACGTGccatatatgaatatgagaGAGCActtattatgcaaatgcaacagaGAATACGCGCTAAGTTGGCTATGATATCAGCAAAGAACAATTATCAAAGAGAAAGGCAGGCTGCAGTCCGTATACAGGTCTGGTGGCGAAGTTTTCTAGCTATGCGATTGTATCGTAGAAACTTTCAACGGCTTCGCACAAGTACAATAACATTGCAGCGTAAATGGCGAGATACTATACAAGCACGTGTACACAGACAGATGTTCTTGGCAACTATTCAAAAAGCGAGATTACTACAAGGTTGGGTGCGGTCCTTAATGCTAATGAGACAGCAGCGTGCTCAGTatcagagacagagaggcTGCCGTTGTAATCCAACGTCATTATCGGGCTCGTCTAGCTATGATCAGTACAAGGATTCAATATCAGAGACTAAGATCGGTTGCCATTAGTATACAGTTAAAGTTCCGTGCCAGACAAAGTATGATTGAGAAGCGCAATGAGTTCTTGCAACTTCGAAAAACTGCAATTCACCTGCAACAAAAGTTCCGTGGGAAACGTTTGGTGTTGGTTCTACAAAAGCAATTCCACCTCTTGACCCAATGCACTGGCAATTTCCAAGCGCATGCACGTGGTTTTCTTGCCCGAAAGCGTTTCCAGGCTCTAATGACTCCTGAAATGAAGGAGCTTCTGCGTCAAAGAGAGCGGCGAAAGTTATACAATGTTACTGGCGGGGATATCTTACTCGTCGAAAACAACGACATGCCGGTCTTTTAGCTATTCGACAGCGTCTATTGCAACTTCGTCAGCAGGCTACAGCTATTAATTCGGTACGGTCTAAGGTTCAGGACTCAGTTCGAATTTTACGTGGCCGATTTATTGCCTCGGATGCTTTACCCGTTTTAAATCAGCTAGGTAAATATGTCGACTGAATTGTCATTAAACATTTTCTGAtctaattttgtatttaattttagatcGTCTGTCTCGAACAGTACCTCATCTACTAATGTGGTGTTCAGAATTTATGTCCCACTTCTGTTACGGCATCATGGCACAGGCTATTCGTTCAGAGGTTGATAAGCAACTGATCGAGCGTTGTAGTCGTATTATTCTCAATTTAGCACGCTATAATAGCACTACAGTGAATACTTTTCAGGAGGGCGGTCTAGTAACCATTGCCCAGATGCTTTTGCGATGGTGCGATAAAGACAGTGAAATTTTTAACACCTTATGTACGCTTATTTGGGTATTTGCCCACTGTCCAAAAAAGCGAAAGGTAAGTCTGATTTCagttacatttcaaatatgtgactaatataaatcataatcTTAAAAACCGCAGATTATTCACAACTACATGACCAATACAGAAGCAATCTACATGGTCCGTGAAACGAAAAGCTTGTTGCCCGCAAGGAAAAGATGAAGCAGAATGCTCGAAAGCCATTGATCAGTGCGTTTAGTCGTTATGGACAACAAACACCGACTTTTCAACCGAGATCTTTGCCCAGCTTAGAGCCGGATTTTGGAATCATACGAAGTAGtccatatacatttatatcgTCAGTGTTTGCATTTGATACTATTTTAAGCAAGTTGAggattgatttaatttgatatattttaaatgaataagtTGCCTGTACGAGTAGAAGAGCTCATTATAAATCTGTAGTTAATTGTTACAATTGTTTTGATTGATGTTTCGTAATAATATGATGTAATTTAATGTTGATTGATGTTTCGTAATGATATGATGTAATTTAATGTAGTGttcaatgtttattaaatgattATGTTTTATTGCAACAAAAAGTTTTGGTTTTGTCTTTTTGCTTGCACAGTTTTGCAGTGCCCAGATTactgtttattaaaatatattcacaaAACAATTACATACacgtatttaaattaaaataatcacTTTGTTTCAACAGGTTggtatatacttatactttTAGCTAtggtaaatattatattttgagcGCATCGTGCGGGTACGTTCATCAAAGACAATTGATAATCTTCGTACAGAATAGATGGCGAGGTAAGAGACTCGCTCAGCAAAAACGCAAAGATTTTTTGATTCTTCGAGAGGCGGCTGTAATTTTGCAAAATCGATATCGTGCTCGTTTGGAGATGCTTAGGTGCTATCAACGTTATAATCTTCAACGTCGTAGTGCTATAATATGGCAGCGTTATTGGAGGGCTACAATCAAGATGCGTAAACAGCATGAAAGCTATCATAAACTCAAAACCGCTGTGAGGGTGCTTCAGGTAAAGTACAGGGCTCGACTTCAAATGCGCCGGCAACGACAGGAGTATTTGCGACTGAGAAATGCTGCAGTATTCCTGCAGACGCTATATCGAGCTCGTCTGGAAATGCAACAAGTGCGGAGTACTTTTGTGAAGGATCGACAATGTATTGTTAACTTGCAAGAACGATGGAGAGCAACGCTTGAGATGCGACGACAGTATCGCTCTTATCAGCAGCTGAGATTTCACAGCATCGtgctgcaaaacaaatttcgGGCACGAGTGCAGATGCGGCGGCAGCGCGAAGATTTCACTAAGATGAAGAACTCTGTTATAAAAATCCAGAGATTATATCGCGCTCGACAATTGATGAGGACACAGAGAGCGCAGTTCGTGCGTCTTCAACAGTCAGTTGTACTTATTCAGCAACGCTTCCGATCCTTTAGACAAATGCGATACATAAGTGCCAAGTATCGCGGCACCCGAGCTGCTATTTCTTGTCTCCAGATGCACTGGCGCAACTATTTGCTGACCAAAAGACA
Coding sequences:
- the LOC133838624 gene encoding dorsal-ventral patterning protein tolloid; translation: MGLKIHSMLFKVKLISLCIGLLIIALLPHLSRANKDADNCNFNFNEQSEDFEIFKTSEQGNFNTWTKYDAHLNSKHTSLKTKIWQNGNTNILRRSQRGKRSKSSYSLPSTLIKVPPAPPMIWTDASANAQLSQRMRRAVTVRKDRTWDYGVIPYEIDSIFSGAHKALFKQAMRYWENFTCIKFVERDVKLHSNYIYFTVKSCGCCSFLGKNGNGRQAISIGRNCEKFGIIIHELGHTIGFHHEHARGDRDKHIIINKANIMRGQAYNFDVLSPEEFDEPLLPYDYNSIMHYAKNSFSKSSYLDTITPIGLHPGVQIELGQRRRLSQGDILQANLLYKCAACGRTFQQNSGQIVSPHYIYTDDSLLSNVEGSGDIGDEPQHVGASHNAASLNVCEWRITATNGERIILHLQELQLLHSSNCTQDYVEIRDGYWHRSPLVRRICGRNINGNEMITTETSRMLIKYVNNNAALGYRGFKARFEVVCGGDIYLTKDQSIDSPNYPLEYMPNKECIWRITAPANHHVAIKFQSFFIEKHDRCIYDYIEIRDGARSDSKLIGRFCGDKLPPNIKTHSNQMFIKFVSDGSVTRLGFSAALMLDVDECKFMQHGCQHICINTLGSYQCGCHAGYELQSNGRTCEDACGGVVNATMSNGTLYSPSYPDLYPNAKQCVWEVVAPPNHSVFLNFTAFDLEGTKLQYTKCSYDYLIIYSKLRDNRLKKIGIFCGNELPPIVNSEQNILRLEFYSDRTIQRNGFVAEFIVDIDECALNNGGCQHRCRNTYGSYQCSCRNGYTLHKNGHNCTETKCKFEITSSKGVLHSPNYPNDYARNIFCYWHFQTVLGHRIKLTFNDFDVESHQECIYDYVAIYDGRSENSSTLGVYCGGREPYAVIASSNEMFMVLKTDAGLQRKGFNATFLSECGGYLHATNNTQIFYSHPRYGIRPYERNMYCDWRIESDPESSVKIKFLQFEIEYSERCEYDFLEVTEEGNAMNTIHGRFCGKRKPPVIVSNSDTLLLKFQTDYDNSLRGFAISFIAVEPPDNDTGEDLDAAVTPFPGYFRNMYAEMAEGSD
- the LOC133836641 gene encoding protein abnormal spindle, whose product is MSAFEITVTPSRIKQKKRVEGREPAIVVMAPFSAKAIVQFEDVPIGKTAKRIVRIMNPSDEDIEVRVTKPIKEDHNLSLEWMERSVPARDEVVMELVWNPQIDVACKETLQLLDNRNFRKDVMIILKSRSMQPSRTTRKFPTIGKTLQLKSPTSSTKMLKNSTAAAAVQQKKRVSSCNSSSAVATATAVKQTWRNSAAAARTRTSTSTVTAQAPLSERNVYRAASIISPQGRNLKENVSPKTPGSVINLIDKMQFTPIVEVSHVAKSLPDNLVNWPTPTLNLPGQTAAHNAEELHPRRLPSSLDEEQTISNQTFDVKLSETMNISADTLDGSRNDLLQQTPSITLNKTTTIVPAMQMRALTCIREEDSSPPNMAGQLPSKIRDLKRDIHVVGSPLRKYSESMKNLSLLSPQSKLAIQGSMPNLNEMLPLRSIEQNRYYQQSQQIPSSANMFLDNSDSSEISVVSQQDVLFNQCEILAQSSHCNLHESVKKTHKIDHLALTHIQQRRSKETKVSSGHKRRSHELSFSDAPSSESIHRNETMAISPPKRQRYEPSCYTPTNASARNSKAWPHAQSKKFKLSQTMSLLKKPVEPRKTRQQPSVKLYDSDLYMQSYINPDPFAASTTVDPFLASTMYLDEEAVERHQTDFKKWLNALVSIPADLDADNNSKIDVGKLFNEVRNKELSLAPTKEVQSMNYLTTFRLETLRRAAVELFFSEQMRLPCSKVAVYVQKQALRIRSDRNLHLDVVMQRTILELLLCFNPLWLRLGLEVVFGEKLHLQSNRDIVGLSTFILNRLFRNKFEEQKYSKAYTLTEEYAETIKKHTLQKTLFLLLFLDQAKQRRIVKHNPCLFVKKSPHKETKDILLRFSSELLANLGDITRELRRMGYVLQHKQTFLDEFDYAFNNLAIDLRDGVRLTRVMEVILLRDDLTQQLRVPAISRLQRIFNVKLALGALQNANFQLGGDITAADIVDGYREKTLSLLWQLCYKFRSPKFNAAARVLQLWWRRRWLHVFIRRRIRDRAAIRIQAAFRGHQMRKFVKLYRVERLQAIIVLQKYTRRYLAQKHLYEMYQKIVSIQAWWRAQRLGRLVRQEFFHLRESTIFLQRIFRRRMFSKKLLAYAARERLQRDQIHQAAASCIQLHWRALRCAREQRKTYVHQRQLIIFVQNRWRGKRLAQQKRKDFLILREAAVILQNRYRARLEMLRCYQRYNLQRRSAIIWQRYWRATIKMRKQHESYHKLKTAVRVLQVKYRARLQMRRQRQEYLRLRNAAVFLQTLYRARLEMQQVRSTFVKDRQCIVNLQERWRATLEMRRQYRSYQQLRFHSIVLQNKFRARVQMRRQREDFTKMKNSVIKIQRLYRARQLMRTQRAQFVRLQQSVVLIQQRFRSFRQMRYISAKYRGTRAAISCLQMHWRNYLLTKRQRCTYLHLRDATITIQRHYRAHLAMRKDRDSYQHLKQITIQVQHRYRAQVQMRYISAKYRGTRAAISCLQMHWRNYLLTKRQRCTYLHLRDAAITIQRHYRAHLAMRKDRDSYQHLKQITIQVQHRYRAQVSMRVQRAIYEYERALIMQMQQRIRAKLAMISAKNNYQRERQAAVRIQVWWRSFLAMRLYRRNFQRLRTSTITLQRKWRDTIQARVHRQMFLATIQKARLLQGWVRSLMLMRQQRAQYQRQREAAVVIQRHYRARLAMISTRIQYQRLRSVAISIQLKFRARQSMIEKRNEFLQLRKTAIHLQQKFRGKRLVLVLQKQFHLLTQCTGNFQAHARGFLARKRFQALMTPEMKELLRQKRAAKVIQCYWRGYLTRRKQRHAGLLAIRQRLLQLRQQATAINSVRSKVQDSVRILRGRFIASDALPVLNQLDRLSRTVPHLLMWCSEFMSHFCYGIMAQAIRSEVDKQLIERCSRIILNLARYNSTTVNTFQEGGLVTIAQMLLRWCDKDSEIFNTLCTLIWVFAHCPKKRKIIHNYMTNTEAIYMVRETKKLVARKEKMKQNARKPLISAFSRYGQQTPTFQPRSLPSLEPDFGIIRSSPYTFISSVFAFDTILSKLRIDLI
- the LOC133838627 gene encoding protein abnormal spindle-like: MWCSEFMSHFCYGIMAQAIRSEVDKQLIERCSRIILNLARYNSTTVNTFQEGGLVTIAQMLLRWCDKDSEIFNTLCTLIWVFAHCPKKRKIIHNYMTNTEAIYMVRETKSLLPARKR